From Fusobacterium sp. DD2:
TTAATACCATGCTTTCGAGTAAAACATTAAGCTCTCGCTGTTTATCTCCAACATTCATATTACGTAAGTCCACATTTAGATATCCATCAGAGTCAATATCGAATCTAGGATAAATTCCTAATATGTCCTGCATTCCTCCTAATGGAAGCTGTAATGCCATTGATAGA
This genomic window contains:
- a CDS encoding ribosomal-processing cysteine protease Prp, whose product is MTKVEVFRNEGRIVGYKATGHSNYAEYGEDIVCAALSMALQLPLGGMQDILGIYPRFDIDSDGYLNVDLRNMNVGDKQRELNVLLESMVLMIRNLSKDYPKNIKLVEKEEK